The genome window GTCATGCCCATGCCTAAACCAGTCAGAGGGAGGGAAAGCAGCCCGCCACAGCCTCCACCACTCATGGTTCTCTCTTGTAAAGAGCAGACAGCACAGAGCTGTGCTGTCCCTGAGCACACTGGGGGTCGACGCACACTGCAGGGACCTGCCAGGTGGTAGAGGTGCGATGGCTTCTGTCACAGGCACTAGCAGTGACCACACTGCCACCAGCCTGGGCAGGTCAGAGTGCGACATAGCTCCTGAAAGCTTCCCATACCCGGCACCACCccagggtgtgtgttgggggtgtgaGGTCTCACTTTCGAAAGGCTATCTGCCTCAACCTGCTTTCAGGAGTGAGACCTCTCCTGTTGAACCAGCCGCCAGCCGTGGCTAAAGGCTTCCCCACATACTGTCCTGCTGCCGTTCTCCAGTGTGGACTTTCTGGTGCTGCAGGAGGGTAGAACTATGTTTGAAGGCTTTCCCGCATTCTGTACATTCGTAGGACTTCTCTTCAGTGTGGAATTGCTGGTGCCGATTACGGTAGGACCTGGTAGTGAAGCTTTTCCCACACAGGCTGCACTCGTAAGGCCGCTCTCCAGTGTGGACCTTCCGGTGCTGGTATAGGCCAGAGCGGGTCACATAGGCTTTTCCACACTCGCTGCACTCATAGGGCCGCTCTCCAGTGTGGACTCTCCGGTGAAGAATGAAGCTATGGTTGTATTTAAAGaacttcccacactccctgcactCAAAAGGCCTCTCTCCAATGTGGACTCTCCGGTGCCGGATGAGGGTAGACAGAACGCTGAAGGCCTTCCCGCACTCGCGGCACTCATAGGGCCGCTCTCCAGTGTGGACTCGCTGGTGCAGAACAAGTGCATCTTTGCGGCTGAAGGTTTTCCCACATTCACCACATTTGAAAGGCTTTATGCCTGTGTGAACCTTCTGGTGCTTCCTCAGTTTAGATGGATAActgaaggccttcccacattcaTGACACACGTGGGATGTTTCCCTAGTTTGAGTTTTTCGGTGATGAACAAGGGTTGAGTTCTCCCTGGGGTCATTTCTACCTGCTGGGCATCTGAATTGTCTCTCTCTGGAGTGAGTTATCAGGTGGTCAAGGAGCACGAAGGCCTTTAGGAAGGCTTCCCCGCAGTTGCTGCACTTGAAGggtttctgtgttgcacagactcCCCGTTTCTGCTGGCCATTGGAGCTGAGCAGGAGGGCCTTCTGCTCAGTGTTCCTGTGTGCCTTTGCTTTGCTGTGCACAGCCTGGTGCTGGAGGAGGCCTAAGATGGCAGGGACATCCTTCCCAGACTCCCcacacagaaagggcttctcTGACAGGTGGGCTCTGCAGCTATTCATCTGCTTTGGAGGGGCTTCCTCATTCTCCAGGCTACACAGACAACCTGAAATAGAAAAGTCAGTTACTAAGAACCGGATTAGAGAAAGGAGGCACTTTCATCaccagtgcatattagacacgcCCAGGCAGGAGTCCAGAGAATTGCCAAGAGGTTGCTGGGAAGGTGTGGGTGAGAAAGGGCTGGCCCAGCAGAACAGGGCCCCACAGAACAGGGAAGCCCTCAACAGGG of Manis pentadactyla isolate mManPen7 chromosome 15 unlocalized genomic scaffold, mManPen7.hap1 SUPER_15_unloc_1, whole genome shotgun sequence contains these proteins:
- the ZNF584 gene encoding zinc finger protein 584, translated to MKLRIPGGRGHILAFAEVLEDISALCDPLRLGAPELEEAFARVKHAPEARGGSPAPAALPETPPPGSSLASTRQDAVSCGHCSSSRGSSRQKAALAGWSLHIYRVLSPQHRLHLPEPRPDCETGSLARRRPPGPRSPVPRRPPSVPAAAAGGTLGPAPPTGSASGAEVVMDLAQGWVTFEDVAVYFSREEWEFLNLTQRSLYRDVMLENFELIGSLGFVPSRSHVAAQLEGAKEPWAPSVVDTTLVSKAEAGKRPGDGCLCSLENEEAPPKQMNSCRAHLSEKPFLCGESGKDVPAILGLLQHQAVHSKAKAHRNTEQKALLLSSNGQQKRGVCATQKPFKCSNCGEAFLKAFVLLDHLITHSRERQFRCPAGRNDPRENSTLVHHRKTQTRETSHVCHECGKAFSYPSKLRKHQKVHTGIKPFKCGECGKTFSRKDALVLHQRVHTGERPYECRECGKAFSVLSTLIRHRRVHIGERPFECRECGKFFKYNHSFILHRRVHTGERPYECSECGKAYVTRSGLYQHRKVHTGERPYECSLCGKSFTTRSYRNRHQQFHTEEKSYECTECGKAFKHSSTLLQHQKVHTGERQQDSMWGSL